A region of Bacillota bacterium DNA encodes the following proteins:
- a CDS encoding class I SAM-dependent methyltransferase translates to MNLPPISSDVRQELLDITSGVEGWLTAEEGELLYRLARACTGEGVIVEIGSFKGKSTIWLAKGSLAGARTRVVAIDPHTGSTEHRHGGAPVWTYDEFLANLRRAGVEAVVEPIVATSAEAAAYFDQPVELLFIDGDHRYEMVRQDFDLWFPKLMERGYLLMHDTIRWAGPRRVARESIYRSESFRHVGFVHSITFGQKVTRNAPADRWRNRYLLLLHTVYDRLSYVPVPSALKRLAKAVFARLQG, encoded by the coding sequence GTGAACCTTCCGCCGATATCGTCAGACGTTCGGCAGGAGCTGCTGGACATCACCTCCGGCGTAGAGGGGTGGTTGACCGCTGAAGAGGGCGAACTGCTGTACCGACTGGCGCGGGCTTGCACCGGCGAAGGAGTGATTGTGGAAATAGGCTCCTTCAAGGGCAAGTCCACCATCTGGCTGGCAAAGGGGTCGCTGGCAGGGGCACGAACCCGAGTGGTGGCTATCGACCCGCACACCGGCTCGACGGAACACCGGCACGGCGGCGCGCCGGTGTGGACGTATGACGAATTTCTGGCTAATCTGCGTCGGGCGGGGGTGGAAGCGGTGGTAGAACCCATCGTGGCTACCTCGGCCGAAGCGGCGGCATACTTCGACCAGCCGGTGGAACTGCTCTTCATCGATGGCGACCACCGCTACGAGATGGTGCGTCAGGATTTCGACCTGTGGTTCCCCAAACTGATGGAGCGCGGCTACCTGTTGATGCACGATACCATCCGGTGGGCAGGCCCCCGCCGGGTGGCACGGGAGTCGATCTACCGGTCGGAGAGCTTCCGACACGTGGGCTTTGTCCATTCCATCACTTTCGGGCAGAAGGTGACGCGGAACGCCCCCGCCGACCGCTGGCGCAACCGCTACCTGCTGCTGTTGCACACCGTGTATGACCGTTTGAGCTATGTTCCTGTTCCCTCAGCCCTCAAACGGTTAGCGAAGGCGGTCTTCGCGCGGTTGCAGGGGTGA